The Rhodothermales bacterium sequence AAAGTAATGATCCTAACGCTTATTATGGGTCCGAATCGCGGCCCGCAAACGACCGTTCCCACCGGCCAAAAAGCGGGGCCTTCCACCTGATTAGGCCGATTTCTGTGCCTTTAGTTTCCCTACCCCGCGCCGATACTACGCGCAAATGCCGCGTTCACTATCAAGAAGTATTTAGGCCATGCAAGTCACAACCATGAGTTTCACGGTGGAGCCCTGCAATCAGGAGACTGTTATTGTACGGATCGGCAAGGCGCTCGATTTCCGGAATGCCGCCGAGTTCAAGTCGACCTGTCAGACGCAGGTACGTTCCGGAGCCCGCAACTTCATTCTGGATTTCTCAGAGACGGGAATTCTGGATTCGACAGGGCTCGGATCGATTTTCTCCCTTTATCGCCAGGTTTCTCCGCTGGAAGGCCAGGTGGTCTTTGCGGCGGTATCACGGCCGGTACAGGTCGTCGTCCAGCTTACACGCACCTACAAGGTATTCAGACAGTTCCCGTCCGTCGAGGCTGCCGAAGAAGCCCTGTTGTAAAAGGTCCCTGAGTTCGCCACCACTACCCACCCGATGACCCTGTCACGACGTTGACGGCGTTATGGAATCTGTAAAACAACGGTTTTGCGAACTGAGCACTCTCGTAGCGGGTGTGCATCAGATCTTTGACCAGCTTTGCGGTGATAGTGGTGGGTACGCGTGCCTGGACGAGGACACGTTTTACCGGGCGAAGCTTGCCGCCCACGAATGGGCGGCAAATCTCGTTCAGCATGCGTCCTTCGACAACCGGAAGCCGGAAGTCGACGTGGATGTGTGGCCGAACGGTAACAAGATCGAGTGCGTGTTTGAAGACAACTCGGATGGTTTCGACCTCGACTCCATCCTCGAGCAGCGGTCTAACGGACTCAGCCCCCTGCCGGAGCGCGGTATGGGCCTGCTCATGTTGAGTGCCTGCACGTCGGAACTCTCCTACGAAAAAACGGAAGGCGGTATCTACCGTCTTCGCTTCTCCGTCCATTCCGAAGCGGATCCATGGCTGAACATTCCATTCTAGTCGTTGAAGACGAGCATACGCTTCGAAGGCTGTTGGAATACCGCCTCAGTAAGCTCTACGACGTCCGCACCGCGGCGAACGGAGAAGAAGCGCTCGAACAAATCGCGGAGAACATTCCTGACCTGATCATCTCGGATATCATGATGCCGAAGATGGACGGGTTCGCGTTACAAAGCGCCGTTCAGAGTCAGCACGAAACGAAGGCGATACCCTTCATCTTTCTTACGGCGAAGGCCGACGAGCAGAGCAGGCTGAAGGGGATGCGAACCGGTGTCGACGACTACATCACGAAGCCGTTCGACATTGAGCAATTGCTCATCCGCGTACAGAGACTTCTTGAACGGACGAAGATGTTTCAGACGCAGCTCGACGCAAAGATCGGGCAAGACTTCTCACAGCGTTTGATGCCGAAGAGCCTGCCCCAGGTACCGAACTACTCCGTCTTCTTCCATAACAACCCGAGGGAGCACGGCGGCGGCGACCTTTTCGACTGGATGGAAGCAGCGCCCGGAACATACTTTCTGACGATCGGCGACGTCATGGGCAAAGGATTGCAGGCCAAGTTCTATGCCTTCAGCTTCCTCGGCTACGTCCGCAGTACTATCCACGCCATGCTCCGGACGACACAATCTCCTGCGGAAATCATGACGCGTGTCAATCACGTATTGATGGATGACCCGCCCATGCAGGAGACCTTCGCATCGCTGCTGCTCGTTCGATGGGAGCCGGAGGCGCATCGGCTGACGTATGCGAATGCCGGACACTGTCGGCCGTTGCTCATCACTCCAGATGGCCCGGAGATCGTCGAATACAGCGATATGATTCTGGGACTCGATCGCAACGCCGAGTTCAAGGATACCGAAGTCGAACTACCCGCAGACTCTGCGCTCATCGCCTATACGGATGGATTGACTGAACAGGTTCTCCAGAGTGGACAGATCGCCGGAGAGCAGGGCATCGTTGATGCCTCGATGAGAGCCTATGGCCGGGACGCCCCTATCGACGCGATGCTGGACGATGTTCTGAATCGCTCGGAAGAAGACGAATTCGGCGATGACATTCTGGTTCTCTGGCTTCAGCGCGAGCCGCTGGAAATTGACTGGTTCTCCCCTTTCGCTGCAGACGTGAAGTAGACTCGGCGACGCGTGGCCACTCAGCCGGTTTGAGAACCGGACGGCAGCCCTCTCACACTTCGCACGCGGAATCCCGGAGCGTTGCGATCTATCCGCTATGAGAGCGTCGACTCAGCGCGATCTCCCGGAGCAAATGACGGCTGGGCTTCGACAACTCCCCTTCCGCACCGTCGGGAAAGACGTGCACGGCGACGGGATGCTTGAAGCGTGGGAGCAGAGGCACAAGGCGGAGTCTGACTTCGTCGATCGACAACTCGTGATCTGCAAACTCAAGAAACGCGA is a genomic window containing:
- a CDS encoding STAS domain-containing protein codes for the protein MSFTVEPCNQETVIVRIGKALDFRNAAEFKSTCQTQVRSGARNFILDFSETGILDSTGLGSIFSLYRQVSPLEGQVVFAAVSRPVQVVVQLTRTYKVFRQFPSVEAAEEALL
- a CDS encoding ATP-binding protein; this encodes MESVKQRFCELSTLVAGVHQIFDQLCGDSGGYACLDEDTFYRAKLAAHEWAANLVQHASFDNRKPEVDVDVWPNGNKIECVFEDNSDGFDLDSILEQRSNGLSPLPERGMGLLMLSACTSELSYEKTEGGIYRLRFSVHSEADPWLNIPF
- a CDS encoding SpoIIE family protein phosphatase, with the protein product MAEHSILVVEDEHTLRRLLEYRLSKLYDVRTAANGEEALEQIAENIPDLIISDIMMPKMDGFALQSAVQSQHETKAIPFIFLTAKADEQSRLKGMRTGVDDYITKPFDIEQLLIRVQRLLERTKMFQTQLDAKIGQDFSQRLMPKSLPQVPNYSVFFHNNPREHGGGDLFDWMEAAPGTYFLTIGDVMGKGLQAKFYAFSFLGYVRSTIHAMLRTTQSPAEIMTRVNHVLMDDPPMQETFASLLLVRWEPEAHRLTYANAGHCRPLLITPDGPEIVEYSDMILGLDRNAEFKDTEVELPADSALIAYTDGLTEQVLQSGQIAGEQGIVDASMRAYGRDAPIDAMLDDVLNRSEEDEFGDDILVLWLQREPLEIDWFSPFAADVK